AAGGTGCATATGGAAGTGCTGCGCTATGCCCGACGAGGCCACGAGTGCATTCTGATCGGGCATGAGGGGCACCCCGAGGTGGAAGGCACCATGGGGCGCTATGACACCTCTCACGGCGGTCAGATCTATCTGGTCGAGGACGAGGACGACGTGGCTCGCCTCCAGGTGAAGGATCCTTCGCGACTGGCTTTTGTGACCCAGACCACACTATCGATGGATGATACCGCCAGGGTCATAGATGCGCTGCGTTCGACCTTCCCCGAGATTCAAGGTCCGCGCAAGGACGACATCTGCTACGCCACCCAGAACCGTCAGGACGCTGTACGCGAGCTGGCGTCGGGTTGTGAGCTGGTGCTGGTGGTTGGTAGCCCGAACAGTTCCAACTCCAATCGGCTACGAGAGCTTTCCGAGCGTGTCGGGACACCGGCCTGGTTGATCGACAATGCTGATCAGATTGATCCCGCCTGGCTGAAAGGAGTAACCGCCATTGGTGTCACTGCTGGCGCCAGTGCGCCAGAAGTGCTGGTGCGTGGGGTTATCGAGCGCCTGCAGTCGTTGGGTGCGAAGGTACCCGAGGAGCTTGCCGGACGTGAGGAAACCATTACCTTCTCGATGCCGCGAGAATTGCGTGAGCGAGTCATCGCTACCGACTGAGTTCGCAAGATCCAATAGTGTTCTCCACGCATCGCCGCTTCCCGGGAAGCGGCGATGCTGTTTATGCGCTTGCGCCGACTCTGCGTCGTAAATTTGCCGCTCCGATAGACTTGCCTTCCGATCTGCCCTTTCTGCGCCAGGCTGAAGAGACTCCAACGCAATGGAGCCTATCGACTGTTGTCAGGAGAGGATCATGGGGCAATGGATAGCCCGGGCTGATCTCCAACCTCCCATGCCCGGAAGCGTTTCGCCATCGGCAAGACAGCGCGGCTTTACACTGATTGAGCTGATGGTCTGCGTGGGGATTCTTGCGGTGCTCGCCGCGCTGACGTATCCCCGTTACAGCCAGCATCTTGCGACGGCTCGAGTGACGGAAGCGCGTGCAGCGCTGGGCGATATTGCCAGTCAGCTTGAGCGCTGCTATTCGCGTTACCTGCGTTATGATGCACCCCAATGTGAACCTGGTACCACAGACGTAGAACGAGGAAGCTACCGACTGCAGCGGGATATCAAGGCAGGCCATTATCGGCTGACCGCGACGGCGATTGCTGATGGCACAGTGCCTGCTGGTTGTACCCTCCTGAGTCTCGATCAAG
This Halomonas huangheensis DNA region includes the following protein-coding sequences:
- a CDS encoding type IV pilin protein, whose amino-acid sequence is MGQWIARADLQPPMPGSVSPSARQRGFTLIELMVCVGILAVLAALTYPRYSQHLATARVTEARAALGDIASQLERCYSRYLRYDAPQCEPGTTDVERGSYRLQRDIKAGHYRLTATAIADGTVPAGCTLLSLDQAGLRVPDECW
- the ispH gene encoding 4-hydroxy-3-methylbut-2-enyl diphosphate reductase, coding for MQIKLANPRGFCAGVDRAIEIVNRALDVFGPPIYVRHEVVHNRFVVDSLRERGAIFVEELHEVPDDVIVIFSAHGVSRAVQLEAEQRGLKVFDATCPLVTKVHMEVLRYARRGHECILIGHEGHPEVEGTMGRYDTSHGGQIYLVEDEDDVARLQVKDPSRLAFVTQTTLSMDDTARVIDALRSTFPEIQGPRKDDICYATQNRQDAVRELASGCELVLVVGSPNSSNSNRLRELSERVGTPAWLIDNADQIDPAWLKGVTAIGVTAGASAPEVLVRGVIERLQSLGAKVPEELAGREETITFSMPRELRERVIATD